The following nucleotide sequence is from Corynebacterium hindlerae.
AACCACTGGAAAAAGAACTGGAGTTTTAATGTCTTACGAAAACATCCTGGTATCTCGTGAGGGACGCGTCGGCGTTATCACCCTCAACCGCCCGAAGGCCCTCAACGCCCTCAACGATCAAACTATGCGCGAGGTTGTGGCAGCAGCTCGTGAACTAGACGCAGACAGTGGCGTTGGCTGCATCGTCTTGACCGGCTCCGAAAAGGCATTTGCCGCCGGCGCAGACATCAAGGAGATGGCACCGAAGGGTGCCACCGAAATGTACAACCTCGACTGGTTCGCCGGTTGGGACGGCCTCACCGCCGTACGTACCCCAATCATCGCCGCCGTCAACGGTTACGCCCTCGGCGGCGGTTGCGAAGTAGCCATGATGTGCGACTTCATCATCGCCGGTGACAACGCAAAGTTCGGGCAGCCAGAAATCAACCTCGGCGTCACCCCGGGCATGGGCGGTTCCCAGCGCCTCACCCGCGCCGTCGGCAAGGCTAAGGCAATGGAAATGTGTCTGACGGGTCGCATGATGGACGCCGCTGAAGCTGAGCAGTCCGGGTTGGTGGCGCGCGTCGTCCCAGCGGCGTCTCTGATGGAAGAAACAATGAAGACCGCTGAGGTCATCGCAGCGAAGTCGCTCGTTGCAGCCAGCCTGG
It contains:
- a CDS encoding enoyl-CoA hydratase, whose translation is MSYENILVSREGRVGVITLNRPKALNALNDQTMREVVAAARELDADSGVGCIVLTGSEKAFAAGADIKEMAPKGATEMYNLDWFAGWDGLTAVRTPIIAAVNGYALGGGCEVAMMCDFIIAGDNAKFGQPEINLGVTPGMGGSQRLTRAVGKAKAMEMCLTGRMMDAAEAEQSGLVARVVPAASLMEETMKTAEVIAAKSLVAASLVKEQVNAAYEMTLTQGIMYERRTFHAIFASEDQKEGMAAFVEKRDAEFQGK